A window of the Camelus dromedarius isolate mCamDro1 chromosome 5, mCamDro1.pat, whole genome shotgun sequence genome harbors these coding sequences:
- the CHRM5 gene encoding muscarinic acetylcholine receptor M5, with the protein MYFPLFQTLARRGEIEKRTVWNLRLCPNVNSCTRMEGDSYHNATTVNGTPVSHQPLERHGLWEVITIAAVTAVVSLITIVGNVLVMISFKVNSQLKTVNNYYLLSLACADLIIGIFSMNLYTTYILMGRWALGSLACDLWLALDYVASNASVMNLLVISFDRYFSITRPLTYRAKRTPKRAGIMIGLAWLISFILWAPAILCWQYLVGERTVPPDECQIQFLSEPTITFGTAIAAFYIPVSVMTILYCRIYRETEKRTKDLADLQGSDSVAEAEKRKPAHKALLRSCFSCPRPALAQRERNQASWSSSRRSTSTTGKPSQATGPSTEWARAEQLTTCSSYPSSEDEDKPAIDPVFQVVYKSQAKESSREEFSAEETKETFVNAQTEKNDCDTPKYFLSPAAAQRPKSQKCVAYKFRLVVKADGTQDTNNGCRKVKIMPCSFPVSKDPSTKGLDPNLSHQMTKRKRMVLVKERKAAQTLSAILLAFIITWTPYNIMVLVSTFCDKCVPVTLWHLGYWLCYVNSTVNPICYALCNRTFRKTFKMLLLCRWKKKKVEEKLYWQGNSKLP; encoded by the coding sequence ATGTATTTCCCTCTCTTCCAGACACTGGCCAGGAGAGGTGAGATAGAAAAGAGAACAGTCTGGAACCTAAGACTTTGTCCTAATGTAAACTCCTGCACCAGGATGGAAGGGGACTCTTACCACAATGCGACTACAGTCAATGGCACCCCAGTGAGTCACCAGCCTTTAGAACGCCATGGGCTGTGGGAAGTCATCACCATTGCCGCTGTGACAGCTGTGGTGAGCCTGATCACCATTGTGGGCAATGTCTTAGTCATGATCTCCTTCAAAGTCAACAGTCAGCTGAAGACAGTTAACAACTATTACCTGCTTAGCTTAGCCTGTGCGGATCTCATCATTGGGATCTTCTCCATGAACCTCTACACCACCTACATCCTCATGGGCcgctgggctctcgggagcctgGCCTGTGACCTTTGGCTTGCGCTGGACTATGTGGCCAGCAATGCTTCCGTCATGAACCTTCTGGTGATCAGTTTTGACCGTTACTTTTCTATCACAAGACCCCTGACCTATCGGGCTAAGCGCACCCCCAAGAGGGCTGGCATCATGATTGGCTTGGCATGGCTGATCTCCTTCATCCTCTGGGCCCCGGCGATCCTCTGCTGGCAGTACTTGGTTGGGGAGCGAACGGTACCACCAGATGAGTGCCAGATCCAGTTCCTCTCGGAGCCCACCATCACTTTTGGCACTGCCATTGCTGCCTTCTACATCCCTGTTTCTGTCATGACGATCCTCTACTGCCGAATCTACCGGGAAACAGAGAAGCGAACCAAAGACCTGGCTGACCTCCAGGGCTCTGACTCCGTGGCTGAAGCTGAGAAGAGGAAGCCCGCTCACAAGGCTCTGCTCAGGTCCTGCTTCAGCTGCCCTCGGCCCGCACTGGCCCAGAGGGAAAGGAACCAAGCGTCCTGGTCATCCTCCCGCAGGAGCACCTCCACCACTGGGAAGCCATCCCAGGCCACTGGCCCGAGCACGGAGTGGGCCAGAGCCGAGCAGCTAACCACCTGCAGCAGCTACCCCTCCTCAGAAGATGAGGACAAGCCTGCCATTGACCCTGTCTTTCAAGTGGTCTACAAGAGCCAGGCCAAGGAAAGCTCAAGGGAAGAATTCAGTGCTGAAGAGACCAAGGAAACTTTCGTGAATgctcaaactgaaaaaaatgactgtGACACCCCAAAATATTTCCTGTCTCCAGCTGCTGCTCAGCGACCCAAGAGTCAGAAATGCGTAGCCTATAAGTTCCGATTGGTGGTAAAAGCTGATGGAACCCAGGACACCAACAACGGCTGTCGCAAGGTGAAAATCATGCCCTGCTCCTTCCCGGTGTCCAAGGACCCTTCGACAAAAGGCCTCGATCCCAACCTCAGCCATCAGATGACCAAACGAAAGAGGATGGTCCTCGTCAAAGAGAGGAAAGCAGCCCAGACCCTGAGCGCCATTCTCCTGGCGTTCATCATCACGTGGACCCCTTACAACATCATGGTCCTGGTTTCCACCTTCTGTGACAAGTGTGTCCCAGTCACCCTGTGGCACTTGGGCTACTGGTTGTGCTACGTCAACAGCACCGTCAACCCCATCTGCTATGCCCTCTGCAACAGAACCTTCAGGAAGACCTTTAAGATGCTGCTTCTCTGccgatggaaaaagaaaaaagtggaagaGAAGTTGTATTGGCAGGGAAACAGCAAGCTCCCATGA